From a region of the Sinorhizobium sp. B11 genome:
- a CDS encoding adenylate/guanylate cyclase domain-containing protein, whose amino-acid sequence MSEVDVLFSALRQAADPQAVECIENIVRHGADRDLNRMNALAFAKAHDLDEERSIAAFLHAARIGAFEMTWNVLCPGCGGVLDTGATLKAVDREAYHCALCAAGYEPTLDEMVEVTFTVSPRVRRIAGHDPDRLPPFEYYRQIFFSSGVDLPDDLEERFARILLEMIELDPGEKAFVSLQLPAEFIIIFDAVTHSAQFIDVKGEPTSERQNLSMVLSHGHAQQDTLVMHPGVLRLTLENHTDRRVLPNVCIAADEMHDILGRRRPFLTAKRLLTNQSFRDIYRTDTLDVDQRLKITSLTFLFTDLRGSTALYERVGDLAAFDLVRTHFRVLHEIVATEAGAVVKTIGDAVMATFPSPDRAVAAALRMREAMMRLNAERGSEDLLLKIGIHEGPCLAVSMNDRQDYFGQTVNIASRVQGLAEPQVILTTEAVVGNEQVSEMLRDSGITSASRMEELQGIAREVRIFALS is encoded by the coding sequence ATGAGCGAAGTGGACGTTCTCTTTTCGGCCCTGAGACAGGCGGCCGATCCGCAGGCGGTCGAGTGCATCGAGAATATCGTCCGGCACGGCGCCGATCGCGACCTCAACCGCATGAATGCGCTGGCCTTCGCCAAGGCACACGATCTCGATGAAGAGAGGTCGATCGCGGCCTTTCTGCACGCAGCCCGCATCGGCGCCTTCGAGATGACCTGGAATGTACTCTGCCCGGGATGCGGCGGCGTGCTCGATACCGGCGCCACCCTGAAAGCCGTCGACCGGGAGGCCTATCATTGCGCGCTGTGTGCGGCCGGATACGAGCCGACGCTCGACGAGATGGTCGAGGTCACCTTCACCGTCAGCCCGCGCGTGCGCCGGATTGCCGGCCACGACCCGGACCGGTTGCCGCCCTTCGAATATTACCGGCAGATCTTCTTCTCCTCCGGCGTCGACCTGCCTGACGATCTCGAGGAAAGGTTTGCACGCATCTTGCTTGAAATGATCGAGCTCGATCCCGGCGAGAAGGCCTTCGTCTCGCTGCAGCTGCCGGCGGAATTCATCATCATCTTCGATGCGGTGACGCATTCGGCGCAGTTCATCGATGTGAAGGGCGAGCCGACCAGCGAACGCCAGAACCTCTCGATGGTCCTCAGCCACGGCCATGCACAGCAGGATACGCTCGTCATGCATCCCGGCGTGCTGCGCCTGACGCTGGAAAATCACACCGATCGCCGCGTGCTGCCGAATGTCTGCATCGCGGCAGACGAGATGCACGACATTCTCGGCCGCAGGCGGCCCTTCCTGACGGCCAAGCGCCTGCTGACCAACCAGAGTTTTCGCGACATCTATCGCACCGACACGCTCGATGTGGACCAGCGCCTGAAGATCACCAGCCTGACCTTCCTTTTCACCGACTTGCGTGGCTCGACGGCGCTTTACGAGCGCGTCGGCGATCTCGCCGCTTTCGACCTGGTGCGCACGCATTTCCGGGTCCTGCACGAGATCGTCGCCACGGAAGCCGGGGCGGTGGTCAAGACCATCGGCGATGCCGTGATGGCGACATTCCCGAGCCCGGACCGCGCGGTGGCGGCAGCGCTCAGGATGCGCGAGGCAATGATGCGGCTGAATGCCGAGCGCGGCAGCGAGGACCTGCTCCTGAAGATCGGCATCCACGAGGGACCATGCCTTGCCGTCAGCATGAACGACCGGCAGGACTATTTCGGCCAGACCGTCAACATCGCCTCGCGCGTGCAGGGCCTTGCCGAACCGCAGGTGATCCTGACGACGGAGGCGGTGGTCGGCAACGAGCAGGTCTCGGAAATGCTGCGCGACAGCGGCATCACCTCTGCCTCCCGCATGGAGGAGCTGCAGGGCATCGCGCGCGAGGTGAGGATATTCGCGCTGTCGTGA